One region of Culex pipiens pallens isolate TS chromosome 2, TS_CPP_V2, whole genome shotgun sequence genomic DNA includes:
- the LOC120420342 gene encoding ADP-ribosylation factor-like protein 5B, with translation MGLLFAKIWSLFGNEEHKLVMVGLDNAGKTTILYQFLMNEVVHTSPTIGSNVEEIVWKNIHFLVWDLGGQQSLRAAWSTYYTNTEFIIMVIDSTDRERLAVTREELYKMLQHEDLTKASLLVYANKQDLKESMSAAEISKQLDLTSIKKHQWHIQSCCALTGEGLYQGLEWIAQRIKKK, from the exons ATGGGACTCCTTTTCGCCAAAATCTGGAGCCTTTTTGGCAACGAAG AACACAAACTCGTGATGGTCGGCCTAGATAACGCCGGCAAAACCACCATCCTGtaccagtttctgatgaatgaAGTCGTCCACACGAGCCCGACGATCGGATCCAACGTGGAAGAG ATTGTGTGGAAAAACATTCACTTTCTGGTATGGGATTTGGGCGGCCAGCAGAGCTTACGGGCAGCGTGGAGCACGTATTACACAAACACAGAG TTTATCATAATGGTCATAGATTCGACCGACAGGGAACGGTTAGCGGTCACGCGGGAGGAACTGTACAAAATGTTGCAGCACGAAGACTTAACCAAGGCGAGCCTGCTGGTGTACGCTAATAAGCAG GACCTGAAAGAATCGATGAGTGCAGCTGAAATTTCCAAACAACTGGACCTGACCTCCATCAAGAAGCACCAGTGGCACATACAGTCCTGCTGTGCGTTAACCGGCGAAGG TCTCTACCAGGGCCTCGAGTGGATAGCCCAGAGGATCAAGAAGAAATGA